From one Basilea psittacipulmonis DSM 24701 genomic stretch:
- a CDS encoding mannose-1-phosphate guanylyltransferase/mannose-6-phosphate isomerase yields the protein MSLYPVILAGGKGSRLWPASREQYPKQFLSFGHKETFFQRTLKRVQHLDEQMNLPLVVCAEDHRFIVAEQLRQLGCLKENILLEPIAQNTAPALAMAAFYALEKDAEAVLLVMPADHLIEPQETFKQSVRDVLSYASHGHIVTFGMVPNRPETGYGYIKKGTLLANEDAVFELEKFVEKPPLTQAQQFLDSGEYLWNSGIFLLSAKQYLQELQQYAPDVYQSCLLACESFQKDGDFVRVHASSYYADCPNISIDYAVMEHTQNALVMALNLAWSDVGAWDALWQTAESKDAQGNVTLGEQIVLHDCRDNLVMSETGVVAAIDVDNMIIVHTKDAVLVAPQSSAQKVKDVVQTLAEQGHDSIYQHTKVYRPWGHFETIDSGSRFQVKRITVKEGAKLSLQLHHHRSEHWVVVSGTARVTLDNQVHLVTENQSIYIPLGKQHCLENIGKIPLELIEVQTGSYLGEDDIVRFSDDYGRK from the coding sequence ATGAGTTTATATCCTGTTATTTTGGCTGGCGGTAAAGGTAGTCGTCTGTGGCCAGCCTCTCGTGAACAATATCCCAAACAGTTTTTATCTTTTGGTCATAAAGAAACTTTTTTTCAACGTACGTTAAAACGTGTTCAACACCTTGATGAACAGATGAATCTGCCGTTGGTAGTATGTGCCGAAGACCATCGGTTTATCGTGGCGGAACAGTTACGACAGTTGGGGTGTTTGAAAGAAAATATTTTATTAGAACCGATTGCTCAGAATACTGCCCCCGCTTTAGCGATGGCGGCTTTTTATGCCTTAGAAAAAGATGCTGAAGCGGTGTTATTAGTGATGCCAGCGGATCATCTTATTGAACCTCAAGAGACGTTTAAACAAAGTGTACGCGATGTGTTGTCGTACGCTAGTCATGGTCATATCGTTACGTTTGGGATGGTGCCGAATCGTCCTGAAACGGGATATGGTTATATTAAGAAAGGAACGTTGTTAGCTAATGAAGATGCGGTTTTTGAACTAGAAAAATTTGTAGAAAAACCACCTTTGACCCAAGCACAGCAGTTTTTAGATAGTGGAGAATATCTTTGGAATAGCGGTATTTTCTTGCTGTCGGCTAAACAATACTTACAAGAATTACAGCAATACGCCCCTGATGTGTACCAATCCTGCCTGTTAGCGTGTGAATCCTTTCAAAAAGACGGCGATTTTGTTCGTGTTCATGCCTCATCTTATTACGCAGATTGCCCTAATATTTCTATTGATTATGCTGTGATGGAGCATACACAAAATGCTTTGGTAATGGCTTTAAATCTTGCTTGGAGCGATGTTGGGGCATGGGATGCACTATGGCAAACCGCTGAATCAAAGGATGCACAAGGTAATGTTACTTTAGGCGAACAGATTGTCTTGCATGATTGTCGTGATAACTTGGTGATGAGTGAAACGGGAGTGGTTGCGGCGATTGATGTGGACAATATGATTATTGTGCATACCAAAGATGCGGTGTTAGTGGCGCCTCAATCTTCTGCCCAAAAGGTTAAAGACGTTGTGCAAACACTGGCTGAACAGGGGCATGATTCGATTTATCAACATACTAAGGTGTATCGCCCTTGGGGACACTTTGAAACCATCGATTCAGGTAGTCGTTTTCAGGTAAAACGTATTACGGTAAAAGAGGGAGCCAAGTTATCGTTACAACTACATCATCATCGCTCAGAACATTGGGTGGTGGTGTCGGGCACCGCTAGAGTCACTTTGGATAATCAAGTGCATTTGGTCACAGAAAATCAATCGATTTACATACCGTTGGGTAAGCAACATTGCCTTGAAAACATTGGTAAGATTCCTTTGGAGTTGATTGAAGTGCAGACAGGCTCTTATTTAGGAGAAGATGATATCGTGCGGTTTAGTGATGATTATGGGAGAAAATAA
- a CDS encoding glycosyltransferase family 10 domain-containing protein, which produces MSVLKKLVRTLKKKKDIPSENQEDIKPQEFGHIKHYHFWPLSNETFFNQFAQEKNLDLSQTALISCFGELSAIPKIPERYKVFFTGENIYHPDRISYSDPELYRMVDLYLGFEYRTEPKYLRFPLWVWYLCGLTKKPHFSHESIAEFIRKMNQPEFRLQSSRNRFCSHISSHDTNGIRKRMIDLILPIASVDCAGKFMNNTDELKAKFNDDKIDYLKQYRFNLCPENSESVGYITEKIFESIMAGCIPIYWGGVKQLFVEPDILNPEAFIYYEKGKEEQLAKQVEELWISPKRYEEFAAIAPFKEDAAEVIYTWIEELEKRLRAFEPKA; this is translated from the coding sequence ATGAGCGTGTTAAAAAAATTAGTCAGGACATTAAAAAAGAAAAAAGATATTCCGTCTGAAAACCAAGAAGACATTAAGCCTCAAGAATTTGGGCATATCAAACATTATCATTTCTGGCCCTTATCAAATGAAACTTTTTTTAATCAGTTTGCTCAAGAAAAAAATCTAGATTTAAGTCAAACGGCACTGATTTCTTGTTTTGGAGAACTCTCCGCTATTCCCAAAATCCCCGAACGCTATAAAGTGTTTTTTACAGGCGAAAACATCTATCATCCTGATCGTATCAGCTATTCAGATCCTGAGCTTTATCGTATGGTGGATTTATATTTGGGTTTTGAATACCGCACGGAACCTAAGTATCTGCGTTTTCCTTTATGGGTTTGGTATTTGTGTGGTTTAACCAAAAAACCTCATTTTTCGCATGAATCGATTGCTGAATTTATTCGCAAAATGAATCAGCCCGAGTTTCGTTTACAATCCTCGCGGAACCGTTTTTGTAGTCATATTTCTAGTCATGATACCAATGGTATTCGCAAAAGAATGATTGATTTGATTTTGCCTATTGCTTCGGTGGATTGTGCAGGTAAGTTTATGAATAATACGGATGAGTTGAAAGCTAAGTTTAACGATGACAAGATCGACTATCTCAAACAATATCGATTTAACCTTTGCCCCGAAAATTCCGAATCCGTAGGCTATATCACAGAAAAGATTTTTGAATCGATTATGGCAGGCTGTATTCCAATTTATTGGGGGGGGGTAAAGCAACTATTTGTAGAACCTGATATTTTGAACCCTGAAGCGTTTATTTACTACGAAAAAGGCAAAGAAGAGCAGTTGGCTAAACAAGTTGAAGAACTATGGATATCGCCCAAACGATATGAAGAGTTTGCCGCCATTGCACCTTTTAAAGAGGACGCGGCAGAAGTGATTTATACTTGGATTGAAGAATTAGAAAAACGACTCAGAGCGTTTGAACCAAAAGCATAA
- a CDS encoding NADH-dependent flavin oxidoreductase, with the protein MNTHSPSLFQSYTFNNGVNIKNRLVVAPMTHYASNEDGSISEQERRFLAHRATGFGLFITAATLVSPEGKAFVGQPYAFDDKHLDSLKATAQIIQQQGAKAILQIHHGGDRAVADIVPNHQTYSPSGTNGSQALTQTQIEEIIKGFAKATELAIQAGFDGVEIHGVNGYLIQQFFSAQSNQRQDQWGGSLENRLRFPLAVIQAVHQVKQQAQREDFIIGYRFSPEEAGDKGLTMQDTFDLIDALVDQPLQYLHVSLWDFYKLAKRGADTNKTRIEQIHQRIAGKLPLIGVGNLLSAEQIIHALNTGWAEFIAVGKAVMMNPNLATLIQTGQYDQIETSIDPNRADHYDLPDNLWAQQLQGLAYLPPLKGKDWRPLDI; encoded by the coding sequence ATGAATACACATTCCCCTTCTCTTTTTCAATCCTACACTTTCAATAATGGTGTGAACATTAAAAACCGCCTTGTTGTGGCACCTATGACGCATTATGCGTCCAATGAAGATGGTTCGATCAGCGAACAAGAACGCCGATTTTTAGCTCATCGTGCCACAGGCTTTGGCTTATTTATTACCGCAGCCACATTGGTTTCGCCAGAGGGAAAAGCCTTTGTAGGACAACCTTATGCATTCGATGATAAACACCTAGATAGTTTAAAAGCGACTGCACAAATTATCCAACAACAAGGAGCAAAAGCCATCTTACAAATTCATCACGGTGGCGATCGTGCGGTAGCGGATATTGTACCCAACCACCAAACCTACTCACCATCAGGCACGAATGGTAGTCAAGCTTTGACGCAAACACAGATCGAAGAAATTATTAAGGGTTTTGCCAAAGCCACAGAGCTCGCTATTCAAGCGGGTTTTGATGGTGTAGAAATTCACGGCGTTAATGGCTATTTGATCCAACAATTCTTCTCCGCTCAAAGCAACCAACGCCAAGACCAATGGGGCGGTTCACTTGAAAATCGTTTACGTTTTCCATTAGCGGTGATCCAAGCGGTACACCAAGTCAAACAACAGGCACAACGAGAAGACTTTATTATCGGTTACCGCTTCTCCCCTGAAGAAGCAGGCGACAAGGGCTTAACCATGCAAGATACTTTTGACCTTATTGATGCACTCGTGGATCAACCGCTGCAATACCTGCATGTTTCGCTATGGGATTTTTACAAACTAGCCAAACGCGGTGCGGATACGAACAAAACTCGTATCGAACAAATCCATCAACGTATCGCTGGCAAACTACCATTAATCGGTGTGGGTAATCTACTAAGTGCCGAACAAATTATCCATGCACTCAACACTGGCTGGGCAGAATTCATCGCAGTCGGTAAAGCAGTCATGATGAACCCTAACCTTGCAACCCTTATCCAAACGGGACAATATGACCAAATCGAAACCAGCATTGATCCTAACCGTGCCGATCATTACGACCTACCCGATAACCTTTGGGCACAGCAACTACAAGGACTGGCTTATTTACCTCCACTCAAAGGAAAAGATTGGCGTCCGTTGGATATTTGA
- a CDS encoding ArsR/SmtB family transcription factor: protein MELIDILKTLGNDYRLQMLQWLKEPALHFSAEHLASTEKAFTGGVCVGAIATKSGLAQSVVSGYLNSLKQTGLVETKRIGKWTYYRYNAPAVAEFLSQLEQQI, encoded by the coding sequence ATGGAACTTATTGATATTTTAAAAACCTTAGGCAATGATTATCGCCTCCAAATGTTGCAGTGGCTGAAAGAGCCTGCCCTGCATTTTTCTGCTGAACATCTTGCCAGTACAGAAAAAGCATTTACAGGCGGTGTTTGCGTGGGGGCGATTGCCACCAAGTCAGGGTTGGCTCAATCGGTAGTGTCAGGCTACTTAAATAGCTTGAAGCAAACTGGTTTAGTGGAAACCAAGCGTATCGGTAAATGGACTTATTACCGTTATAACGCTCCAGCAGTTGCCGAGTTTTTAAGCCAGTTAGAACAACAGATTTAA